From a region of the Mycobacteroides saopaulense genome:
- a CDS encoding catalase family protein, whose translation MSTTDESLDPTRTYLPYSEEMDVAPPGEDEVIDKIVNVLHTNNERAFRKYRHAVRDAHAKSHGILRGELIVYPDLPPHLRQGMFSTAGTYPVICRLSTTSGLLRSDRIRGVRGLGIKVLGVSGPRTLPDDEATTQDFVLVTHREFLFADAKAYLRRGMPTAWLLARLPDTALRVGSNLLGGVAKLLPRVGLSLPESVAVFVRPNTHILGDTFYSSAPLRYGAYVAKLSYVPLSKSVRDLEGVLLPDDIADDEFRRLVSEFFQHNSAEYELRAQLCTDAKTMPLEDATVAWPEVDSPHRGIARIVFPVQDSYGTERRVFGDDVLSFNSWRALAAHRPLGSINRLKLKVYEASSNFRHEKNGVSRMEPAGVQDLPD comes from the coding sequence ATGAGCACAACGGATGAATCGCTCGATCCCACGCGTACCTACCTCCCGTACAGCGAGGAGATGGACGTCGCGCCTCCCGGCGAGGACGAAGTCATCGACAAGATCGTCAACGTACTGCACACCAACAACGAACGGGCCTTCCGGAAGTACCGGCATGCTGTTCGCGATGCGCACGCGAAGAGTCATGGCATCCTGCGTGGCGAGCTGATCGTCTATCCGGATCTACCGCCGCACCTGCGCCAGGGAATGTTCTCGACTGCTGGTACCTACCCGGTCATCTGCAGGTTGTCCACCACGTCCGGCCTGCTGCGCAGCGACCGGATCCGGGGCGTGCGGGGGCTGGGTATCAAGGTTCTGGGTGTCAGTGGTCCGCGTACGCTTCCGGACGACGAGGCCACCACCCAGGATTTCGTGCTGGTCACGCACCGCGAGTTCCTGTTCGCAGACGCCAAGGCGTATCTGCGGCGAGGAATGCCGACGGCCTGGTTGCTGGCACGCCTGCCGGACACCGCGCTCAGGGTGGGCAGCAACCTTCTTGGCGGGGTGGCGAAACTTCTTCCACGCGTGGGACTCTCGCTCCCGGAATCCGTGGCAGTGTTCGTCCGTCCCAACACTCATATCCTGGGCGATACGTTCTACTCCTCGGCGCCGCTGCGATACGGGGCGTATGTGGCCAAGCTCAGCTATGTCCCTCTGTCGAAGTCCGTGCGGGACCTTGAGGGAGTGCTGCTGCCGGACGATATCGCCGACGACGAGTTTCGTCGCCTGGTCTCAGAGTTCTTTCAGCACAACAGCGCTGAGTATGAACTGCGGGCCCAACTGTGCACCGATGCCAAGACAATGCCACTTGAGGATGCCACCGTCGCGTGGCCCGAGGTGGATTCGCCGCACCGGGGTATCGCCAGAATCGTCTTCCCCGTACAAGATTCATATGGCACCGAGCGACGGGTTTTCGGTGACGATGTGTTGTCCTTCAATTCGTGGCGCGCCCTGGCTGCGCACCGGCCGCTGGGATCGATCAATCGGTTGAAACTCAAGGTTTACGAGGCATCCAGCAACTTCAGGCATGAGAAGAACGGGGTGTCGCGGATGGAGCCGGCGGGGGTCCAGGATCTACCAGACTGA
- a CDS encoding S8 family peptidase: MTSPVPRGPKRPSVISPMVLADPQTALPAEANALVTDADDRRMVLIELLVGAGVDPDDVRDQFLHMFHRVLHDEPPTPTPVGRHYVRCMLTPDEIQRLVRGGAKSSSAKSAQQALQLIRRVWPDLVVEAHLDRSVTTIKADAAIRTYGSGGTGVVWAVLDSGIDAEHPHFAANGTLTADSVRPLHKDFTLSPEASKGPLVDVYGHGTHVAGIIAGESPTDPKLIRIASTQPTAEGLPEWVPRVLAQGSRLSGVAPHANLVSLKVLDDDGKTLSSVLIDALNYVREINSYGNDLQIHGVNLSLGCGWMPRDYAAGQSPLCRELDLLTGSGVVCVVSAGNLGAGTAAAGVGAAIMGTTADVYGQLSTITDPGNAATAITVGSVHRYRPHTSGVTFDSSKGPTLDGRRKPDLVAPGERITSAATGLMAKGIDLLKDDGTEGAANYIEDSGTSMAAAHVSGAIAAFLSARTEFVGKPQEVKDIFLKSAVDLGRHEFFQGAGLVDLMRALSNT; encoded by the coding sequence ATGACTAGCCCCGTGCCGCGCGGACCCAAGCGACCATCGGTCATCAGCCCGATGGTCCTGGCCGATCCGCAGACGGCGCTACCGGCCGAGGCCAACGCCTTGGTCACCGACGCCGACGATCGCAGGATGGTGCTGATCGAGCTTCTCGTTGGCGCCGGTGTCGACCCCGACGACGTACGCGATCAATTCCTGCACATGTTCCATCGGGTGCTGCACGACGAGCCGCCCACGCCAACGCCCGTCGGCCGCCACTATGTGCGGTGCATGCTCACACCGGACGAAATCCAGCGCCTGGTCCGCGGGGGCGCCAAATCCTCGAGCGCCAAAAGCGCACAACAGGCACTGCAGCTGATCCGACGGGTGTGGCCCGACCTGGTGGTCGAGGCCCACCTGGACCGCTCAGTCACCACGATCAAGGCCGATGCGGCGATCCGTACCTATGGCTCCGGCGGAACCGGTGTCGTCTGGGCCGTGCTGGATTCCGGAATCGACGCCGAGCACCCGCATTTCGCCGCCAACGGCACCCTCACCGCGGATTCCGTGCGGCCCCTGCACAAGGACTTCACGCTTTCCCCGGAAGCCTCGAAGGGGCCGCTCGTCGATGTCTACGGACACGGCACCCATGTGGCCGGCATCATCGCGGGCGAATCCCCCACCGACCCGAAACTCATCCGGATCGCATCCACCCAACCAACCGCCGAGGGGCTGCCGGAATGGGTTCCGCGGGTACTGGCACAGGGGTCGCGGCTTTCCGGGGTGGCGCCGCACGCCAACCTGGTGAGCCTCAAGGTGCTCGACGACGACGGCAAGACCCTGTCCAGCGTGCTCATCGACGCCCTCAACTATGTACGCGAGATCAACAGCTACGGCAATGACCTACAGATCCACGGCGTGAATCTGTCTCTGGGATGCGGATGGATGCCAAGGGATTACGCGGCAGGACAGAGCCCGCTGTGCCGCGAGCTCGATCTACTCACCGGGTCAGGGGTGGTCTGCGTCGTGAGTGCCGGAAACCTGGGAGCCGGCACCGCGGCAGCCGGTGTGGGCGCCGCGATCATGGGGACGACGGCCGATGTCTACGGTCAGCTGTCCACCATCACCGACCCCGGCAATGCCGCCACCGCCATCACCGTCGGCTCGGTCCACAGGTACCGACCGCATACCAGCGGTGTCACCTTCGACTCGTCCAAGGGGCCGACTCTCGATGGCCGACGCAAGCCCGACCTGGTGGCCCCCGGTGAGCGGATAACCTCGGCGGCAACCGGTCTCATGGCCAAGGGCATTGACCTGTTGAAGGACGACGGCACCGAGGGGGCCGCCAACTACATCGAAGACAGCGGGACCTCGATGGCCGCCGCGCATGTGTCGGGTGCGATCGCCGCGTTCTTGTCGGCGCGCACGGAGTTCGTGGGTAAACCACAAGAGGTCAAGGACATCTTCCTGAAGTCGGCCGTCGACTTGGGGCGCCACGAATTCTTCCAGGGCGCCGGGTTGGTCGACCTGATGCGCGCACTATCCAACACGTAG
- a CDS encoding SdiA-regulated/phytase-like domain-containing protein, with amino-acid sequence MESWTTTAANAFRSLRNAAKHVGWRKKVKPVAFREQNGKTPFNASGVVPVAPGRFVFVDNNDSSALFELSLDADGAQSTQIRRRTLTGIERGSVGDLESLTRVDVDGDIYLIAASSLCATKTGVNDGLLRIRYASDGVLPTEAMRGFRASLLEIVPSLRISGGREPDSEGLNIEGLTWDPAAGALLFGLRSPGMPGQISLIRVPLDAGTAPWVTSSLAAASTVHIRVPGSKAAQGIRDICRDEQTGDFLVLLGRSTSGGDAPFQLCLWDGGDEEVRLLDVGFHRSMKPEGITIFGAGDDRKVLIVDDRGGYAVLDYTHTVRVADQ; translated from the coding sequence GTGGAATCTTGGACCACTACGGCTGCCAACGCATTTCGGTCCCTCCGCAATGCGGCGAAGCATGTTGGTTGGCGCAAGAAGGTCAAGCCCGTCGCATTTCGCGAGCAGAACGGCAAGACACCGTTCAACGCCTCGGGCGTGGTTCCGGTGGCGCCGGGCCGGTTCGTCTTCGTCGACAACAACGACTCATCCGCTCTGTTCGAACTCTCGCTCGACGCGGACGGCGCGCAATCCACGCAGATCCGGCGCCGTACCCTGACCGGAATCGAGCGTGGGAGCGTCGGCGACCTGGAGAGTCTTACCCGGGTGGACGTGGACGGCGACATCTATCTCATCGCCGCGTCCTCGCTGTGCGCGACCAAGACAGGAGTCAATGACGGGCTGTTGCGGATCCGATACGCGTCGGATGGTGTTCTGCCCACCGAGGCCATGCGCGGATTCCGGGCCTCGCTACTGGAAATCGTTCCCTCACTACGGATATCCGGTGGCCGAGAACCTGATAGCGAGGGCCTGAACATCGAAGGCCTCACCTGGGACCCGGCAGCCGGTGCGCTGCTTTTCGGACTGCGCAGCCCCGGCATGCCTGGGCAGATCTCGCTCATCCGGGTGCCCCTGGACGCGGGCACCGCCCCGTGGGTCACATCATCGCTGGCAGCCGCTTCGACGGTGCACATCCGCGTGCCTGGATCGAAGGCTGCGCAAGGGATCCGTGATATCTGCCGCGACGAGCAGACCGGAGATTTCCTGGTTCTACTCGGGCGCTCGACAAGTGGTGGCGACGCCCCGTTCCAACTCTGTCTCTGGGACGGCGGTGACGAGGAAGTACGGCTGCTGGACGTCGGCTTCCATCGGTCCATGAAGCCCGAGGGCATCACGATCTTCGGCGCCGGCGACGACAGGAAGGTCCTGATCGTCGACGACCGAGGCGGTTACGCGGTACTGGATTACACCCACACGGTACGAGTTGCCGATCAATAG
- a CDS encoding trypsin-like serine peptidase: protein MATAVKSTNHKPSETEYEISGAAGAGAVTQHELPSAQASKDDTETTNAAAQAAGESSVSELGSVDGLTTDESELAPLDAILGSYPELANSAEVIIGTDDRVRVGNTTTFPWRAICHLIITSANNRTYVGTGWLIAPRTVMTAGHCVYMHADGGWVRSIQVIPGRNAGVRPFGTHVGTAFRSVTGWTQNQNRDNDYGAIILPASSRPGDQTGYFGFATRNDDFLKAAALNLSGYPGEKNGEQWFMAQRAKAVSDRVITYDIDTTGGQSGSPVWVLQNGNRYGVGIHTNGANSGNSATRINSAVFNNMSTWKSSGM from the coding sequence ATGGCCACCGCAGTCAAGTCCACGAATCACAAACCGTCCGAGACCGAGTACGAAATATCGGGAGCCGCTGGTGCGGGCGCCGTCACTCAACACGAATTGCCTTCGGCGCAAGCAAGTAAGGACGACACCGAGACCACCAATGCCGCCGCCCAGGCCGCCGGTGAATCATCGGTCAGCGAGTTGGGGTCCGTCGACGGACTGACCACCGACGAGTCCGAGCTCGCACCGCTGGATGCCATCCTCGGTAGCTATCCCGAGTTGGCCAACAGTGCCGAAGTCATCATCGGCACCGATGATCGTGTTCGGGTCGGCAACACCACAACCTTCCCGTGGCGGGCGATCTGCCACCTGATCATCACCTCCGCCAACAACCGCACCTATGTGGGTACGGGCTGGCTGATCGCACCCCGCACGGTGATGACGGCAGGGCACTGTGTCTACATGCATGCCGATGGCGGATGGGTGCGTTCCATCCAGGTGATCCCCGGACGCAATGCCGGTGTCCGCCCGTTCGGCACCCACGTGGGCACCGCCTTCCGCAGTGTCACCGGTTGGACCCAGAACCAGAATCGCGACAACGACTACGGTGCGATCATCCTGCCGGCGTCGTCGCGTCCGGGTGACCAGACGGGCTATTTCGGTTTCGCGACTCGCAACGACGATTTCCTGAAGGCCGCGGCACTGAACCTGTCCGGGTATCCCGGCGAGAAGAACGGCGAGCAGTGGTTCATGGCGCAACGGGCCAAGGCGGTCTCCGATCGTGTCATCACCTACGACATCGACACCACCGGCGGCCAGAGCGGCTCACCGGTGTGGGTGCTGCAGAACGGCAACCGCTATGGCGTCGGCATACACACCAACGGTGCCAACTCGGGCAACTCGGCCACCCGCATCAACAGCGCCGTCTTCAACAACATGTCCACGTGGAAGAGCAGCGGTATGTGA
- a CDS encoding peroxidase family protein produces MAKKNGAAKSATTLASWLATRIDRSVGWSRLPTAFGIPVLIGLRNALRADNLFDTGRAPGGSPPLENTDYRNARTLDGTYNNLEQPLMGSIGSRFGRNAPPAQTFPESAEQLLEPNPRLISRRLLTRDQFIPATTLNVLAAAWIQFEVHDWFSHNTVEAEPWTVTLERNDPWPQRPMQIRRTAPDPCPDASGPPTFVTQDTHWWDGSQVYGGTRAIAEALRSGTGGKLRLDGQGLPPADVEALASTSETAVNFWVGLAVLHSLFMREHNAICEHLAACHPEMSDQELYDKARLVNTALMAKIHTIDWTPAIIGHPTTVFAMNTNWSGILGERLSNLFRRQPHNALLRGIPGSPTSLHNVPYSLTEEFVAVYRMHPLIPDRFVLRSASDDSVIAEHELPDLALQYVRTRFSETSIENIIYSFGRANPGALTLHNFPRHLQRLERPDGSMLDLAAIDVLRVRERGVPRYNEFRRMLRLRPVSSFPELTDDPVVAKELAAIYDDVERVDLMVGLYAEPKPKGFGFSDTAFRIFVLMASRRLESDRFFTSDFRPEIYTPEGIAWVRNNSMRSVLLRHFPSLDAALDGVANPFAPWAPAWATGSTE; encoded by the coding sequence ATGGCGAAAAAGAATGGCGCCGCCAAATCGGCCACCACACTGGCGTCGTGGCTCGCGACACGAATCGATCGGTCGGTCGGGTGGTCCCGGCTTCCCACGGCATTCGGCATCCCAGTACTCATCGGGCTGCGCAACGCACTGCGGGCCGACAATCTGTTCGATACGGGGCGGGCTCCCGGCGGATCGCCCCCGCTCGAGAACACCGACTACCGCAACGCCCGGACCTTGGACGGCACCTACAACAACCTCGAACAGCCGCTGATGGGATCGATCGGCAGCCGGTTCGGGCGTAACGCGCCGCCGGCCCAGACCTTCCCCGAGTCCGCCGAACAACTCCTGGAGCCCAACCCGCGGCTGATCAGCCGCAGGCTGCTGACCCGCGACCAGTTCATTCCGGCGACGACGCTGAACGTACTGGCCGCTGCGTGGATCCAGTTCGAGGTCCACGACTGGTTCAGCCACAACACCGTCGAAGCCGAGCCGTGGACCGTGACGCTCGAGCGGAACGATCCGTGGCCACAACGCCCCATGCAGATACGCCGCACCGCACCCGACCCGTGCCCCGATGCGTCAGGCCCCCCGACGTTCGTCACGCAGGACACCCATTGGTGGGACGGATCGCAGGTCTACGGTGGCACGCGCGCCATCGCCGAGGCACTGCGCTCAGGAACCGGTGGGAAGCTGCGGCTGGACGGGCAGGGTCTGCCGCCGGCCGATGTCGAAGCGCTGGCCAGCACATCAGAGACGGCCGTGAACTTTTGGGTCGGTCTGGCTGTCCTGCATTCGCTGTTCATGCGGGAACACAACGCAATCTGCGAGCATCTGGCTGCTTGTCATCCAGAAATGTCCGATCAGGAGCTGTACGACAAGGCCCGCCTGGTCAACACCGCGCTCATGGCGAAAATCCACACGATCGACTGGACTCCCGCGATAATCGGGCACCCCACCACGGTTTTCGCGATGAACACCAACTGGTCCGGAATTCTCGGCGAGCGCTTAAGCAACCTATTTCGGCGTCAGCCACATAACGCTCTGCTACGCGGTATACCCGGCTCACCCACAAGTCTGCACAACGTGCCATATTCGCTGACCGAAGAATTTGTCGCGGTGTACCGGATGCACCCGCTAATTCCCGATCGTTTCGTGCTGCGGTCGGCTTCCGATGATTCCGTGATCGCCGAGCACGAATTGCCCGATCTCGCCCTTCAATATGTGCGCACCCGCTTCAGCGAGACATCAATAGAGAACATCATTTATTCGTTCGGCCGTGCCAATCCGGGTGCACTGACTCTGCATAACTTCCCGCGCCATCTGCAACGTCTGGAGCGGCCGGACGGGTCCATGTTGGACCTCGCTGCCATCGATGTGCTTCGGGTACGCGAACGCGGCGTCCCCCGTTACAACGAGTTCCGCCGGATGCTGCGGCTACGGCCGGTGTCATCTTTTCCAGAGCTGACCGACGACCCGGTGGTGGCCAAAGAGCTCGCGGCGATATACGACGATGTGGAGCGGGTGGATCTGATGGTCGGGCTGTACGCGGAGCCCAAACCGAAAGGATTTGGGTTCAGCGACACCGCTTTCCGAATATTCGTGTTGATGGCGTCTCGACGGTTGGAGAGCGACAGATTCTTCACCTCCGACTTCCGGCCCGAGATCTACACTCCGGAAGGCATCGCGTGGGTGAGGAACAACTCGATGCGTTCTGTCCTGCTCCGGCACTTCCCATCCCTGGACGCCGCCCTGGACGGTGTCGCTAATCCTTTCGCGCCGTGGGCGCCCGCATGGGCCACCGGGTCGACCGAGTAG
- a CDS encoding alpha/beta hydrolase family protein, with protein sequence MTTIKGLPYYEPDFNADGSLNDATGDGDGGLPAAVAAGGITELFVMSHGWNNSVASARQLYTAMFSLIADQLGGDTAGVAVVGINWPSVLLPDDSPDSAPPVPSTGAELAAALAPRFPDQTAQLKKIGELLDEKPQQSAKLIEFHTLAAGLVTTAAQSQEDSGESDIVKGDPLAVFGQASAMAPKSTSAAQGLGNPFAALWSGAREILRTMSYYEMKNRAGVVGQRGLGPLLASLSGPSGPPRIHLIGHSFGARLVSYALAGLPKTGTSPVKSLTLIQGAFSHFTFNRELLFDRGRGPGGLAGLEERVDGPLLSTYTSADRAVGWWYPAASMLARQDSQAGQDPWFRWGAMGHDGYQQDPAATALELAEAGKPYDFQRGHFYRLDANKVIDDASQSEFSGAHSDIKHPEVAWAIVSAARAD encoded by the coding sequence ATGACAACGATCAAGGGATTGCCTTATTACGAGCCGGATTTCAATGCCGATGGCTCCCTCAACGACGCCACCGGTGACGGTGATGGCGGTCTGCCGGCTGCGGTCGCGGCCGGGGGCATCACCGAACTGTTCGTGATGTCACACGGATGGAACAACAGTGTGGCCTCCGCGCGCCAGCTCTACACCGCGATGTTCTCGCTGATCGCCGATCAGCTCGGCGGTGATACCGCCGGTGTGGCCGTCGTGGGAATCAACTGGCCGTCGGTGCTGCTGCCCGACGACAGCCCCGATAGCGCGCCGCCGGTGCCTTCCACGGGCGCGGAGCTCGCCGCGGCGCTGGCACCACGCTTCCCCGACCAGACCGCGCAGCTGAAAAAGATAGGCGAGCTGCTCGACGAGAAGCCGCAACAGTCCGCCAAGCTCATCGAGTTCCACACCTTGGCGGCCGGACTCGTCACCACCGCCGCCCAGTCGCAGGAAGACAGCGGCGAATCGGACATCGTCAAGGGAGATCCGCTCGCGGTGTTCGGACAAGCCTCGGCCATGGCACCGAAATCGACGAGTGCCGCGCAGGGGCTGGGCAATCCCTTCGCCGCTCTGTGGTCGGGGGCTCGCGAGATCCTGCGCACGATGAGCTACTACGAGATGAAAAACCGGGCCGGAGTTGTCGGCCAACGCGGCCTCGGTCCACTGCTGGCCTCACTGTCGGGCCCGAGTGGCCCGCCCCGCATTCACCTCATCGGACACAGCTTCGGGGCGCGACTCGTCTCCTACGCGCTGGCAGGGCTTCCGAAGACCGGCACGAGCCCTGTCAAATCGCTCACCCTGATCCAGGGCGCCTTCTCGCACTTCACCTTCAACCGCGAGCTGCTCTTCGACCGCGGCCGCGGGCCCGGGGGCCTCGCCGGGCTCGAAGAACGCGTGGACGGGCCGCTGCTGTCGACGTACACCTCCGCCGACCGCGCGGTCGGATGGTGGTATCCGGCCGCCAGCATGCTTGCACGGCAGGACAGCCAAGCCGGGCAAGACCCTTGGTTTCGCTGGGGGGCAATGGGTCACGACGGGTACCAGCAAGACCCGGCCGCGACCGCTCTCGAGCTGGCCGAGGCCGGAAAGCCGTACGACTTCCAGCGCGGGCATTTCTACCGGCTCGACGCCAACAAGGTCATCGACGACGCCAGCCAATCCGAATTCAGCGGTGCACACAGCGATATCAAGCACCCCGAGGTGGCCTGGGCCATCGTCTCCGCCGCGCGCGCCGACTGA